In Archangium violaceum, the following are encoded in one genomic region:
- a CDS encoding SPFH domain-containing protein, giving the protein MGTAILFIIALAVGFGLIKGLRIVPQAKVMVIERLGKFHHVAHSGLNVLVPFLDSPRAMEMRVGNRYTRTNLVDMREQVMGFETVQVITHDNVTMEVGSVIYYQVVDPAKALYEVENLALAIEQLTMTNLRNIMGGLTLDQTLTSRETVNTKLRTVLDEATEKWGVKVTRVELREIEPPAAIKDAMAKQMTAERERRAEVTKAEGDKAAAILSAEGEKISRILRAEAERDAEVARAEGRKRATLLDAEAKAEATRLVFDAINSGGGATPEVLALRYMETLQELGKGDNKMFVPYEATAALGSIATLKEVFAREGSAEKARPTPSAAVLSAQALTRTVTAAPPAMPVRNRPPLPSEE; this is encoded by the coding sequence ATGGGTACCGCAATCCTCTTCATCATCGCGCTGGCCGTGGGCTTCGGCCTCATCAAGGGCCTGCGCATCGTGCCGCAAGCCAAGGTCATGGTCATCGAGCGCCTGGGGAAGTTCCACCACGTGGCGCACAGCGGCCTGAACGTGCTCGTGCCGTTCCTCGACTCGCCGCGCGCCATGGAGATGCGCGTGGGCAACCGCTACACCCGCACCAACCTGGTGGACATGCGCGAGCAGGTCATGGGCTTCGAGACCGTGCAGGTCATCACCCATGACAACGTCACCATGGAGGTGGGCTCGGTCATCTACTACCAGGTCGTGGATCCGGCGAAGGCGCTCTACGAGGTGGAGAATCTGGCGCTGGCGATCGAGCAGCTCACCATGACGAACCTGCGCAACATCATGGGCGGGCTGACGCTGGACCAGACCCTCACCAGCCGCGAGACGGTCAACACCAAGCTGCGCACGGTGTTGGACGAGGCCACCGAGAAGTGGGGCGTGAAGGTGACGCGGGTGGAGCTGCGCGAGATCGAGCCGCCCGCCGCCATCAAGGACGCCATGGCCAAGCAGATGACGGCCGAGCGCGAGCGCCGCGCCGAGGTGACCAAGGCGGAGGGTGACAAGGCTGCCGCCATCCTCTCCGCGGAGGGCGAGAAGATCTCCCGGATCCTCCGGGCGGAGGCCGAGCGCGACGCGGAGGTGGCTCGCGCCGAGGGCCGCAAGCGCGCCACGCTGCTGGATGCCGAGGCCAAGGCGGAGGCCACGCGGCTGGTGTTCGACGCCATCAACTCCGGTGGAGGAGCAACCCCCGAGGTGCTGGCGCTGCGCTACATGGAGACGCTGCAGGAGCTGGGTAAGGGCGACAACAAGATGTTCGTCCCGTACGAGGCCACGGCGGCGCTCGGCAGCATCGCGACGCTCAAGGAGGTGTTCGCGAGGGAAGGAAGCGCCGAGAAGGCGCGTCCCACCCCCAGCGCCGCGGTCCTGAGTGCGCAGGCCCTGACGCGCACGGTGACGGCAGCGCCCCCGGCGATGCCGGTGCGCAACCGCCCGCCGCTGCCATCGGAGGAGTAA
- a CDS encoding ATP-binding cassette domain-containing protein, with translation MSLVRAHRVSFAFTDAIPLFSEADFHLPTGWTGLVGSNGAGKSTLLRLISGELQPSEGHLRFEPPSALVHLCPQRVEEITPDITALAEAFDSRSRRMLGQLGLDPTALERWPTLSPGERKRWQVGAALAREPDVLLLDEPTNHLDAEAREWLISALRRFRGVGVLVSHDRELLESLTTATLRVHAGTVQLWPGSYSAAHEAWESELDARRTARQQAQDEQRRLQQRLVQTRRDQEAASAARNTGSRMRNKYDSDARGMGATTLASWADAKHGRRVAITRREVEHAAAAVESIEVEKTLGRSVFVDYVRPPHALLFSLDVPGLRAGEVELFGPLRIDVPREARVRIEGPNGAGKSTLLRALLDQSRIPLERVLYLPQDLSAQEAEEALDSVRELPPEEKGRVLSLVAALGVDPDRLLATEQPSPGEARKLLIARGLGQHAWALVLDEPTNHLDLPSIERLEAALREYPGALLLVTHDTHFARRCTSSRWRVQEGRVDVASD, from the coding sequence GTGTCACTCGTTCGCGCTCACCGCGTCTCCTTCGCGTTCACCGACGCCATTCCCCTCTTCTCCGAGGCGGACTTCCACCTGCCCACGGGTTGGACCGGCCTGGTCGGCTCCAACGGGGCTGGCAAGTCCACCCTGCTGCGCCTGATCTCCGGCGAGCTCCAACCCTCGGAGGGACACCTCCGCTTCGAGCCGCCCTCGGCGCTCGTCCACCTCTGCCCGCAGCGAGTCGAGGAGATCACCCCCGACATCACCGCGCTCGCGGAAGCATTCGACTCACGCTCGCGGCGGATGCTGGGACAGCTCGGGTTGGATCCCACCGCGCTCGAACGGTGGCCCACGCTCTCACCCGGTGAACGCAAGCGCTGGCAGGTCGGCGCCGCGCTCGCGCGGGAGCCGGACGTGCTGCTGCTCGACGAGCCCACCAACCACCTCGACGCCGAGGCCCGTGAGTGGCTCATCTCCGCCCTGCGCCGCTTCCGAGGGGTCGGAGTGCTCGTCTCGCACGACCGCGAGCTGCTCGAATCCCTCACCACGGCCACGCTGCGCGTGCACGCGGGCACGGTGCAGCTCTGGCCGGGGAGCTACTCCGCCGCCCACGAGGCCTGGGAGTCCGAGCTGGATGCCCGGCGCACCGCGAGACAACAGGCGCAGGACGAGCAACGGCGCCTCCAGCAGCGGCTCGTGCAGACGCGCCGGGATCAGGAGGCCGCCTCCGCCGCGCGCAACACCGGCAGCCGCATGAGGAACAAGTACGACAGCGACGCACGCGGCATGGGGGCCACGACACTCGCGAGCTGGGCGGACGCGAAGCACGGCCGCCGCGTGGCCATCACCCGCCGCGAGGTCGAGCACGCCGCCGCCGCCGTCGAATCGATCGAGGTGGAGAAGACACTCGGCCGCTCCGTCTTCGTCGACTACGTCCGGCCGCCGCACGCGCTGCTGTTCAGCCTGGACGTGCCCGGGCTGCGCGCGGGCGAGGTGGAGCTGTTCGGCCCACTGCGGATCGACGTGCCACGGGAGGCCCGCGTCCGCATCGAGGGCCCCAATGGCGCCGGAAAGAGCACCCTGCTGCGGGCGCTGCTCGACCAGTCGCGGATTCCCCTGGAGCGCGTGCTGTACCTGCCGCAGGACCTGAGCGCGCAGGAGGCCGAGGAGGCACTCGACTCGGTGCGCGAGCTGCCACCCGAGGAGAAGGGCCGCGTGCTGTCGCTGGTGGCCGCGCTCGGGGTGGATCCGGATCGCCTGCTCGCCACGGAGCAGCCCTCGCCCGGCGAGGCGCGCAAGCTGCTCATCGCGCGAGGACTCGGGCAGCACGCCTGGGCGCTCGTGCTCGACGAGCCCACCAACCACCTGGACCTGCCCTCCATCGAACGACTGGAGGCGGCCCTGCGCGAGTACCCGGGAGCCCTGTTGCTGGTGACACACGACACACATTTCGCGCGGCGGTGCACATCCTCACGCTGGCGAGTACAGGAGGGACGCGTGGACGTCGCCTCGGACTGA
- a CDS encoding DUF4157 domain-containing protein, which produces MRSTGAGRALEPAARASLESATGTNLGGVRVHTDADAATSASKLGALAYTVGADVVFGEGQYRPESSEGMRLLAHEVAHTLQQSAGGGPVLQRQQDPRAAETGAGAQVDPQRNSGPCAIDAAGLSNQELLFQLNRARAYLTQNERGEGEYYDYGNLLRRLSAERRRRVNAGHVWLAEPGLLHVPDVLYSLEASGPLEVAVTRISGEQVAGTATVVGRTLVTPAQFDRFMAGRNVPQVDAATYFATRDPSRSGPLRIPLPAQPRTMMMSTPLAPSLGLRLPITLNASPFARPGLFPGLQPPVSHTYIPSADIILRELNSAPGGVVSTGPERVYLPAQRSLAPDGNSANPIPGMSALGFLGQPGAPLPTGTTGVLWQGSHASDLAVINGRFVISGFRAGMSTHGFSGLERALTRGGGPVTAMLNRGTPGTYANDALFPYFPDAVAVVRTDGSLVEAEELVKLMQKAGREMRGEIYRYSTPPREHPAFRRAFGNLPATVCPPGASNCINLPMAVHDVALGGHHMVLPGQNGPIDLSLPQNATAANMDVYVNPSQLPEEFFLANNLRRVRVAPAMWRGVGMGGALGAGMALAGNAVQDVQGGQTHYVRDITFGFGSSATGVLAENYATNYATQRLVTAGMSPTASSTLGRVAGGTGAAVVLAPLVTTGGMLLDEENYTDIDYAARAGRSTVAAGGSALATGLLFAAMGSEVPIAGNIVGFLVGIGVYYVTDSLIGDDTEEAIRLGLGEGGCTGGVGPGH; this is translated from the coding sequence ATGCGCTCCACCGGAGCCGGTCGCGCGCTCGAACCAGCAGCCCGCGCGAGCCTCGAATCCGCGACCGGCACGAACCTGGGCGGTGTGCGGGTGCATACCGATGCGGATGCCGCCACCTCCGCCTCCAAGCTGGGGGCGCTGGCCTATACGGTCGGAGCCGACGTCGTCTTCGGCGAGGGCCAGTATCGCCCCGAGTCCTCCGAGGGAATGCGCCTCCTGGCACATGAGGTCGCGCACACGCTGCAACAATCCGCGGGCGGAGGTCCGGTTCTTCAGCGGCAGCAGGATCCTCGTGCCGCGGAGACAGGGGCTGGAGCCCAGGTCGACCCACAGCGAAACAGCGGCCCGTGCGCGATCGACGCGGCGGGGTTGAGCAACCAGGAGCTGCTGTTCCAGTTGAACCGCGCGCGGGCCTATCTCACGCAGAATGAGCGAGGAGAGGGCGAATACTACGATTACGGAAACCTGCTTCGGCGCCTGTCGGCCGAACGGCGGCGCCGCGTCAACGCTGGGCACGTCTGGCTGGCGGAGCCCGGCCTCCTCCATGTACCGGACGTTCTCTATTCGCTCGAGGCCAGCGGACCCCTCGAAGTCGCGGTGACGCGAATCTCGGGGGAACAGGTGGCCGGAACCGCGACGGTGGTGGGCCGCACGCTGGTGACCCCCGCGCAGTTCGACCGCTTCATGGCGGGCCGGAACGTTCCCCAGGTCGATGCGGCCACGTACTTCGCCACGCGGGATCCCTCCAGAAGTGGGCCGCTCCGCATCCCGCTTCCAGCCCAGCCTCGAACGATGATGATGTCGACGCCGCTCGCCCCATCCCTGGGCTTGCGTCTGCCCATCACTCTCAATGCGTCACCGTTCGCCAGGCCGGGTCTGTTTCCTGGGCTCCAGCCGCCCGTATCCCATACCTACATCCCAAGCGCTGACATCATCCTGCGGGAGCTCAACAGCGCGCCTGGCGGCGTCGTCTCCACGGGTCCCGAGCGCGTCTACCTGCCTGCTCAGCGGTCGCTCGCCCCGGATGGGAACAGCGCCAATCCCATCCCCGGGATGAGCGCCCTTGGCTTCCTCGGACAGCCTGGCGCTCCGCTTCCCACCGGTACGACGGGGGTGCTGTGGCAGGGCTCCCACGCCTCCGACCTCGCCGTCATCAACGGCCGCTTCGTGATCAGCGGGTTCCGAGCCGGCATGAGCACACACGGCTTTTCCGGCCTGGAACGCGCCCTCACCCGAGGTGGCGGCCCTGTCACCGCCATGCTCAACCGGGGCACCCCCGGCACCTATGCCAACGATGCACTCTTCCCCTACTTCCCGGACGCGGTCGCGGTGGTCCGTACCGATGGAAGTCTGGTGGAGGCGGAAGAGCTGGTGAAGTTGATGCAGAAGGCGGGCCGGGAGATGCGTGGCGAGATCTATCGCTACAGCACACCGCCCAGGGAGCATCCGGCGTTCCGGCGTGCCTTTGGAAACCTCCCCGCCACGGTCTGCCCACCGGGCGCTTCCAACTGCATCAACCTGCCCATGGCCGTCCACGACGTGGCCCTCGGCGGTCACCACATGGTCCTGCCCGGCCAGAACGGGCCCATCGACCTTTCGTTGCCGCAGAACGCGACCGCGGCCAACATGGACGTCTACGTCAATCCGAGTCAATTGCCAGAGGAGTTCTTCCTGGCGAACAACCTGCGCCGTGTCCGCGTCGCCCCCGCGATGTGGAGAGGCGTGGGGATGGGCGGTGCACTGGGCGCTGGAATGGCACTGGCCGGAAACGCCGTTCAGGATGTGCAGGGTGGCCAGACCCACTACGTGCGAGACATCACGTTCGGCTTTGGCAGCAGCGCGACGGGAGTTCTGGCCGAGAACTACGCCACCAACTACGCCACCCAACGGCTGGTCACCGCCGGTATGTCTCCGACCGCTTCGAGCACCCTCGGACGTGTCGCGGGTGGAACCGGCGCGGCCGTGGTGCTGGCGCCGCTGGTCACCACGGGCGGAATGCTGCTGGACGAGGAGAACTACACGGACATCGACTACGCCGCACGCGCCGGGCGCTCCACCGTGGCCGCCGGAGGCAGTGCGCTGGCCACCGGTCTCCTCTTCGCCGCCATGGGAAGCGAGGTGCCCATTGCCGGCAACATCGTGGGCTTCCTCGTCGGCATCGGCGTGTACTACGTCACGGACTCGCTCATCGGGGATGACACGGAAGAAGCCATCCGGCTCGGGCTGGGCGAGGGTGGCTGCACCGGAGGCGTCGGCCCTGGACACTAG
- a CDS encoding DUF4255 domain-containing protein translates to MANLLAIHSIGESLVSYFTTAYRAYQALPPDQRVDLDLSANPQFALVSSKELGGGSESVDPVQSRPALTLYLYRVTMNEHLRNQHYTGLASDAPPPLSLDLHYLLTVWADNAKDEHRLFTWAMHVLHNHQTLSASDLNDDGGWQPEELIQLIPAELSNEDLMRIWDTFQRPYALSASYIARVVQIEPELGQTGKPVVARRISLTNKGSGA, encoded by the coding sequence ATGGCGAATCTCCTTGCAATTCATTCCATCGGTGAATCGCTAGTCTCCTACTTCACCACCGCCTACCGGGCCTATCAGGCCCTGCCTCCGGATCAGAGAGTCGATCTGGATTTGAGCGCGAATCCTCAATTCGCGTTGGTATCGAGCAAGGAATTGGGGGGCGGATCGGAATCCGTCGATCCCGTCCAGAGTCGGCCGGCGCTGACGCTCTATCTCTATCGTGTGACGATGAACGAGCACCTGCGCAATCAACACTATACGGGTCTCGCTTCGGATGCGCCTCCGCCGCTCTCGCTCGATCTGCACTACCTTTTGACAGTCTGGGCAGACAACGCCAAGGACGAGCACCGCCTGTTCACCTGGGCGATGCACGTGCTCCACAATCACCAGACGCTCAGCGCGTCGGACCTCAACGATGATGGCGGCTGGCAGCCAGAAGAGCTGATCCAGCTCATTCCCGCGGAGCTGAGCAACGAGGATCTCATGCGCATCTGGGATACGTTTCAACGTCCCTATGCCCTGAGCGCCTCGTACATCGCGCGAGTCGTCCAGATCGAGCCGGAGCTCGGCCAGACTGGCAAACCGGTGGTGGCCAGGCGGATCTCCCTCACGAACAAGGGAAGTGGCGCGTGA
- a CDS encoding phage tail sheath family protein, translating into MPEYLAPAVYVEETSFRSKSIEGVSTSTTGFAGPTLTGPTGGTPELLTSFADFERTYGGLDDFDYKAPHPATNFLAHSVRAYFDEGGSRLYVARVVPLDAGFASATVGGNTKFIARFKGSVGNGTITVQPVKSPATIRGMNNAPVGTILIGSGSSAVLKGNAAAPFNLTGHTTLAFELGQAKEPVSIDLVTNKVELTAVATLAKLDADTTLDIVLNGAPQPGIKLAAETQPQEIVDTINSRLQGCYARLDAGALIIGTHLPSLVVKQNSDLGITKTLGVAKVKALAEVTLEELDRALRGAGIQAISLENKVTLRTAEVGTTAGLAWKGTGDPLGLGTDAAAGKPGARTFIKQGTDWVDGTGTAASGLPPELDAAVGEFVTLRISTRDGTGRESLYEDVGLDPLHPRWIGSVLSEKPTRQSEAIQRLYAIQIDPAATGLTLYGQLLNSGEAKSFPLTGGSDGSPPGDKQYADALDVLANIEDLSIVAAPGSSAYGENTARAVRNELIKRVEKRRAYRIAVLDTPDASTHGLLSQVSQWRGEIDSKHAALYFPWVVVSNPLARPGNDRIPKEIALPPSGFICGIYARNDVERGVFKAPANEVVRSALRFQIDVNFAQQESLNPQGINCLRFFPGRGYRVWGARTASSDPEWKYVNVRRYFNFLERSIDLGTQWAVFEPNGERLWANIRETIGSFLETQWRSGALLGSDPRQAYFVRCDRSTMTQDDLDNGRLICLVGVAVVKPAEFVIFRIGQKTADARS; encoded by the coding sequence GTGCCTGAATACCTCGCACCAGCCGTCTACGTCGAAGAGACCAGCTTCCGCTCCAAGTCCATCGAAGGGGTGAGTACCAGTACCACGGGTTTCGCCGGGCCAACGCTCACCGGTCCCACGGGTGGGACTCCGGAGCTCCTCACGAGCTTCGCGGACTTCGAGCGCACCTATGGCGGGCTCGATGACTTCGATTACAAGGCCCCCCACCCCGCGACCAACTTCCTGGCGCATTCCGTCCGGGCCTATTTCGACGAGGGCGGCTCTCGCCTCTACGTCGCGCGCGTCGTCCCGTTGGACGCCGGGTTCGCGTCGGCCACCGTGGGCGGCAACACGAAATTCATCGCTCGTTTCAAGGGCAGCGTGGGCAACGGCACCATCACCGTCCAGCCCGTCAAGAGCCCCGCGACCATCAGGGGCATGAACAATGCCCCGGTCGGTACGATCCTGATCGGCAGCGGCTCGTCGGCCGTGCTCAAGGGGAACGCGGCGGCGCCCTTCAATCTCACCGGTCACACGACGCTCGCGTTCGAGCTGGGCCAGGCCAAGGAGCCCGTCTCCATCGACCTGGTCACGAACAAGGTCGAGCTGACCGCCGTCGCCACGCTCGCGAAGCTGGATGCCGACACCACGCTCGACATCGTGCTCAATGGCGCCCCTCAGCCCGGCATCAAGCTGGCCGCGGAAACGCAGCCCCAGGAGATTGTCGACACCATCAACAGCCGGCTCCAGGGTTGCTATGCGCGGCTGGACGCTGGCGCGCTGATCATCGGCACGCACCTTCCCTCGCTGGTGGTGAAGCAGAACAGCGATCTCGGCATCACCAAGACATTGGGAGTGGCCAAGGTCAAGGCGCTCGCGGAGGTCACCCTGGAAGAGCTCGACCGGGCCCTCCGCGGTGCGGGCATCCAGGCCATCTCCCTCGAGAACAAGGTGACGCTGCGAACCGCGGAGGTGGGAACCACCGCCGGTCTCGCCTGGAAGGGCACCGGGGATCCGCTCGGACTGGGGACGGATGCCGCCGCTGGCAAGCCCGGCGCGCGCACCTTTATCAAGCAGGGCACGGATTGGGTCGACGGCACCGGGACGGCGGCCTCCGGCCTGCCGCCCGAGCTTGACGCGGCCGTGGGCGAGTTCGTCACGCTGCGCATCAGCACCCGGGATGGTACTGGCCGTGAGTCGCTCTATGAGGACGTGGGGCTGGATCCGCTGCACCCCCGGTGGATCGGCAGCGTCCTGTCGGAGAAACCCACCCGGCAGAGCGAGGCCATCCAGCGGCTGTATGCCATCCAGATCGACCCGGCGGCCACCGGGCTGACCCTGTACGGCCAGCTCCTGAACAGTGGAGAGGCCAAGAGCTTCCCCCTGACGGGAGGCAGCGACGGCTCGCCCCCGGGCGACAAGCAGTACGCGGACGCGCTCGACGTGCTGGCCAACATCGAGGATCTCTCCATCGTCGCCGCCCCGGGCTCCTCGGCCTATGGTGAGAACACCGCGCGAGCGGTGCGCAACGAGCTCATCAAGCGTGTCGAGAAGCGGCGCGCGTACCGCATCGCGGTGCTGGACACGCCCGACGCGTCGACCCACGGCCTGCTCAGCCAGGTCAGCCAGTGGCGCGGGGAGATCGACTCGAAGCACGCGGCGCTCTACTTCCCCTGGGTGGTGGTGTCCAACCCGCTGGCCCGGCCGGGCAACGATCGCATCCCCAAGGAGATCGCCCTGCCGCCCTCTGGCTTCATCTGCGGCATCTACGCGCGCAATGACGTGGAGCGCGGTGTCTTCAAGGCGCCAGCCAACGAGGTGGTGCGCAGCGCCCTCCGCTTCCAGATCGACGTCAACTTCGCGCAGCAGGAGTCGCTCAACCCGCAGGGCATCAACTGCCTGCGCTTCTTCCCGGGGCGCGGCTACCGCGTCTGGGGCGCGCGCACGGCGAGCTCGGATCCCGAGTGGAAGTACGTGAACGTCCGGCGCTACTTCAACTTCCTGGAGCGCTCCATCGACCTCGGGACGCAGTGGGCCGTCTTCGAGCCCAACGGCGAGCGGCTGTGGGCCAACATCCGCGAGACCATCGGCAGCTTCCTGGAGACGCAGTGGCGCTCGGGGGCCCTGCTCGGCAGCGACCCGCGGCAGGCCTACTTCGTGCGGTGCGACCGCAGCACCATGACCCAGGACGATCTCGACAACGGCCGGCTCATCTGCCTGGTGGGCGTGGCCGTCGTGAAGCCCGCGGAGTTCGTCATCTTCAGGATCGGCCAGAAGACCGCTGATGCCCGCAGCTAG
- a CDS encoding phage tail protein, with the protein MARKTPYGAFNFVISFAGEDTAFGGFSDVSGLTTEFTMAEYREGSDQVNHVRKVPGIFKTGDVTLKRGVVASAVIWEWIRDVRSRGVEGRKEFVLITLQDETHTAVQSWKLLNVTPMKYTGPTLAAKGGGDVAMEELVLSAEDIQMGFPNVA; encoded by the coding sequence ATGGCGCGCAAGACTCCCTACGGTGCATTCAATTTCGTGATCAGCTTCGCCGGCGAGGACACGGCCTTCGGCGGCTTCTCGGACGTGTCTGGACTCACCACCGAGTTCACCATGGCCGAATACCGTGAAGGCAGCGACCAGGTGAACCACGTGCGCAAGGTGCCCGGCATCTTCAAGACGGGCGACGTCACGCTCAAGCGGGGCGTCGTGGCCTCCGCCGTCATCTGGGAGTGGATCCGCGACGTGCGCAGCCGGGGCGTGGAGGGCCGCAAGGAGTTCGTGCTCATCACGCTCCAGGACGAGACGCATACCGCGGTGCAGTCCTGGAAGCTGCTCAATGTCACCCCCATGAAGTACACGGGACCGACGCTCGCGGCCAAGGGCGGGGGTGATGTCGCGATGGAGGAGCTGGTGCTCTCCGCCGAGGACATCCAGATGGGCTTCCCCAACGTGGCGTAG
- a CDS encoding phage tail sheath family protein: MNGLVFEARARAPVSAPERADIACFVGFIRRSGAPISPEIRKWLQENGWSQSPLLEDVPVPFERWNDFDRHFDWKGTYLGAAVRSFFAQGGRKCYVIRMADPWLEGAGRTTRLSSLRTLLPGTGKLFQASPVDRSTWHGAAHLFGLPDVSFLCLPDLAAAVAMDARPLPPPIELPRSPEVFVECTQELPGPQESLFSTRTAPRCDQEGYGEWARFLERVKELLSSRYLRDVQLVAALPLPYPGTSERAGTHESVTEELTEDTPYAFLLAHEHFARFQSAFVQLVYPWIRTPGSGQLPEELESPDGLLAGVLARNALLRGSFRSVMNLGLADVHELFPVLGRGTLSTPPPVDGEQAARPLPERITVLGPTPSGIRVLSDVTTSPLESWRQGGVNRLFSVLIRALRRAGHNVLFEPSNERTWRDLTQRIEFVLVRLWEAGALRGATAREAFQVRCDRTTMTQDDLDAGRLVAEVVFDAAAAIERIHVVLTLVEGGPISLRMEEAP, translated from the coding sequence ATGAACGGCCTCGTCTTCGAAGCCAGAGCCCGCGCGCCAGTGAGTGCGCCCGAGCGTGCGGATATCGCCTGTTTCGTGGGCTTCATCCGCCGCTCCGGCGCGCCCATCTCTCCGGAGATCCGCAAATGGCTCCAGGAGAACGGGTGGAGCCAGTCCCCGCTTCTGGAGGACGTGCCCGTACCTTTCGAGCGCTGGAACGACTTCGACCGGCACTTCGACTGGAAGGGAACGTACCTGGGCGCCGCGGTCCGCTCGTTCTTCGCCCAGGGCGGGCGCAAGTGTTACGTCATCCGCATGGCCGATCCCTGGCTCGAGGGAGCCGGCCGGACCACCCGCCTCTCCTCGCTGCGGACGCTGCTCCCCGGCACCGGGAAGCTCTTCCAGGCCTCGCCCGTCGACCGGAGCACCTGGCATGGCGCGGCGCACCTCTTCGGCCTGCCGGACGTCTCGTTCCTCTGCCTGCCGGACCTCGCCGCCGCGGTCGCGATGGATGCCAGGCCCCTGCCTCCGCCCATCGAGCTTCCGCGGTCCCCGGAGGTCTTCGTCGAATGCACCCAGGAGCTCCCGGGGCCCCAGGAGTCGCTCTTCTCCACGCGGACCGCGCCCCGCTGTGACCAGGAGGGTTACGGTGAATGGGCTCGATTCCTGGAGCGGGTGAAGGAGCTGCTGAGCAGCCGCTATCTGCGGGATGTCCAGCTCGTGGCGGCCCTGCCCCTCCCCTACCCGGGGACGAGCGAGCGGGCCGGCACGCACGAGTCCGTCACCGAGGAGCTCACCGAGGACACCCCCTACGCCTTCCTGCTCGCCCACGAGCACTTCGCACGGTTCCAGAGCGCCTTCGTGCAGCTCGTCTACCCGTGGATCCGCACGCCGGGCTCGGGCCAGTTGCCCGAGGAGCTCGAGAGCCCCGACGGTCTGCTGGCCGGAGTGCTCGCCCGCAACGCGCTCCTGAGAGGCTCGTTCCGGAGCGTGATGAACCTCGGCCTGGCGGACGTGCACGAGCTCTTTCCCGTTCTCGGACGGGGCACGCTCTCCACGCCCCCTCCCGTGGACGGCGAGCAGGCCGCGCGCCCGCTGCCGGAGCGGATCACCGTGCTCGGACCGACTCCCAGCGGGATCCGCGTCCTCTCCGACGTCACCACCAGCCCCCTCGAGAGCTGGCGGCAGGGCGGAGTGAACCGACTGTTCTCCGTGCTCATCCGCGCCCTCCGGCGAGCGGGTCACAACGTCCTGTTCGAGCCCTCCAATGAGCGCACCTGGCGCGACCTGACCCAGCGGATCGAGTTCGTGCTCGTCCGGCTCTGGGAGGCGGGTGCCCTGCGCGGTGCGACCGCGCGCGAGGCCTTCCAGGTCCGCTGCGACCGGACCACGATGACGCAGGACGACCTGGACGCGGGCAGGCTGGTGGCGGAGGTGGTGTTCGACGCCGCGGCGGCCATCGAGCGCATCCATGTCGTCCTGACCCTGGTCGAGGGCGGGCCCATCTCGCTGCGGATGGAGGAGGCGCCATGA
- a CDS encoding phage tail protein, whose amino-acid sequence MSQPIDPLFTFQFELAFQDEPLSGSEGTEASSLAGAFSECSGLEATMEPKVIKAGGYNYGAYQRVGPVTFATVVLKRGISRDGRLFHWFQRVATGDFGHRRSVQIHLKRWVNAGSREQPEMKQEIVLTWKLDRALPIKFKAADFNARGTEVGIEELHLAHEGLTLDTKAG is encoded by the coding sequence ATGAGCCAGCCGATCGATCCGCTCTTCACGTTCCAGTTCGAGCTCGCCTTCCAGGATGAGCCGCTCTCGGGAAGCGAGGGGACGGAGGCCTCATCCCTCGCGGGTGCTTTCTCCGAGTGCTCGGGCCTAGAGGCCACCATGGAGCCCAAGGTCATCAAGGCCGGCGGGTACAACTATGGGGCCTATCAACGGGTGGGGCCGGTGACGTTCGCGACGGTGGTGCTCAAGCGAGGCATCTCCCGCGATGGCCGGCTCTTCCATTGGTTCCAGCGGGTGGCCACCGGGGACTTCGGACACCGCCGCTCGGTGCAGATCCATCTCAAGCGGTGGGTCAATGCCGGTTCCAGGGAACAGCCCGAGATGAAGCAGGAGATCGTCCTCACGTGGAAGCTGGATCGGGCGCTCCCCATCAAGTTCAAGGCGGCGGACTTCAACGCCAGGGGGACCGAGGTGGGCATCGAGGAGCTGCACCTCGCCCACGAAGGGCTCACCCTCGATACGAAGGCGGGATGA